The proteins below come from a single Lodderomyces elongisporus chromosome 3, complete sequence genomic window:
- the EFM7 gene encoding Protein N-terminal and lysine N-methyltransferase efm7: protein MSDDELSLEGGLFEEPEGFLPPPPESHFATYKRKNPQADPQEITMKLVGKSPLWGHMLWNAGIFTADYLDKHADTLVRGKKVLELGAAAGLPSLICSLNGCEKIISTDYPDPDLISHIQYNFEELEKKTKLSSYSVKGYIWGNDIKELIKGDKTNNIEEKDKFDLIILSDLVFNHTEHHKLLSTCRQSLKRDGGKCLVVFSPHRPKLLQEDLKFFETCEEYQFKAEKIDLINMNPMFEEDEETIEIRSRVYSFFLNPTW from the coding sequence ATGTCTGATGATGAGCTATCACTAGAAGGTGGTCTTTTTGAAGAGCCCGAAGGATTTCTTCCTCCACCACCAGAGTCACATTTTGCTACGTATAAACGCAAGAATCCTCAAGCAGACCCTCAAGAGATAACCATGAAACTAGTAGGTAAGTCTCCCTTGTGGGGCCACATGTTGTGGAATGCCGGTATTTTTACAGCTGACTACTTGGATAAACACGCAGATACACTTGTACGAGGCAAAAAAGTGCTTGAATTGGGTGCCGCAGCAGGATTACCATCATTGATCTGTTCATTGAATGGATGCGAGAAAATCATTCTGACTGATTATCCTGACCCTGACCTCATTAGTCATATACAATACAACTTTGAAGaactagaaaaaaaaaccaaattgtCAAGCTATAGTGTGAAAGGATACATTTGGGGTAACGACATCAAGGAACTCATAAAGGGGGATAAGACAAACAACATTGAGGAGAAGGACaagtttgatttgattaTACTTTCAGATTTGGTGTTTAATCACACAGAACATCACAAATTGTTGTCCACATGCCGGCAAAGTTTGAAAAGAGATGGTGGGAAATGCTTGGTGGTATTTAGTCCACATCGTCCCAAGCTATTGCAAGAAGATTTGAAATTCTTTGAAACCTGCGAAGAGTACCAGTTCAAGGcggaaaaaattgatttgatCAATATGAATCCAAtgtttgaagaagatgaagaaacaattgaaattaGGTCAAGGGTATActcattctttttgaacCCAACCTGGTAA
- the TAL1 gene encoding sedoheptulose-7-phosphate:D-glyceraldehyde-3- phosphate transaldolase — protein MGKTSLEQLKEYTTVVSDTGIINDIKKYTPRDATTNPSLILAATKDPAYATLIDVAVDYAKDKGSSAEEKANIALDRLLIEFGKEILKIVPGRVSTEVDARLSFDKEATIKKALHLIDLYKQEGIDKERILIKIASTWEGIQAAKELEEKYGIHCNLTLLFSFEQAVACAEAKVTLISPFVGRILDWYKASTGETYTAETDPGVKSVRAIYNYYKKYDYKTIVMGASFRNTGEIYALAGCDFLTIAPKLLEELYNSDQEVKPHLNVESAKASDVAKVSYINDEAAFRFALNEDAMATEKLSQGIRGFSKDAVTLLKDLEKRF, from the coding sequence ATGGGCAAAACTTCATTAgaacaattgaaagaatACACCACTGTTGTCAGTGACACCGGTATCATCAACGATATCAAAAAGTACACTCCACGTGACGCCACCACCAACCCATCATTGATCTTGGCCGCCACCAAGGACCCAGCCTACGCTACATTGATTGACGTTGCTGTTGATTACGCCAAGGACAAGGGCTCTTCTGCTGAGGAAAAAGCCAACATTGCCTTGGACAGATTATTGATTGAGTTTGGTAAGGAAATTTTAAAGATTGTTCCAGGTAGAGTTTCTACTGAAGTTGACGCTAGATTGTCCTTTGACAAGGAAGCCACCATCAAGAAGGCCCTCCACTTGATTGACTTGTACAAGCAAGAAGGTATCGACAAGGAGAGAATTTTGATCAAGATTGCTTCTACTTGGGAAGGTATCCAAGCTGCTAAGGAGTTGGAGGAAAAATATGGAATCCACTGTAACTTGACCTTGTTGTTCTCATTCGAACAAGCTGTTGCATGTGCAGAGGCCAAGGTTACCTTGATCTCACCATTTGTTGGTAGAATCTTGGACTGGTACAAGGCCTCTACCGGTGAAACTTATACTGCTGAAACCGACCCAGGTGTCAAGTCAGTTAGAGCAATCTACAACTACTACAAGAAGTACGACTACAAGACCATTGTTATGGGTGCTTCATTCAGAAACACCGGTGAGATTTACGCTTTGGCTGGTTGTGACTTCCTTACAATTGCTCCAAAATTGTTGGAAGAATTGTACAACTCCGACCAAGAAGTTAAACCACACTTGAATGTCGAAAGCGCAAAGGCCTCTGACGTTGCCAAGGTTTCATACATTAACGATGAAGCTGCTTTCAGATTTGCATTGAATGAAGACGCTATGGCCACCGAGAAGTTGTCTCAAGGTATCAGAGGATTCAGTAAGGATGCTGTTACCTTGTTGAaagatttggaaaagagaTTTTag
- the KRE1 gene encoding killer toxin resistant protein yields the protein MNFSHQLLFTIFLIFTSHLATITAAAADTNTETTGTETTTASSETPTLVWVTGTDSAGITRTTQSTFYQTFRPSYTETETYASGSIGVGTISGEVGSIRSYTETTISQGGAGALKNHMKAFHIGNAQEGGGSMGTITVAFLMGIFISAVLVI from the coding sequence ATGAACTTTTCCCACCAGCTACTATTCACCATCTTTCTCATCTTTACTTCACACCTAGCTACCatcactgctgctgctgctgataCCAACACCGAAACAACTGGTACGGAAACTACTACTGCTTCGTCAGAAACACCAACTTTGGTATGGGTCACAGGAACTGACTCAGCCGGAATAACAAGAACTACACAATCCACATTTTACCAAACATTCCGTCCTTCCTACACTGAAACCGAAACTTATGCCTCGGGCTCAATTGGCGTCGGTACCATCAGCGGAGAAGTGGGATCGATAAGAAGCTATACTGAAACAACCATATCTCAAGGTGGTGCAGGTGCATTAAAGAACCACATGAAGGCATTCCATATTGGTAATGCACAAGAAGGTGGTGGAAGCATGGGCACTATAACTGTTGCATTTCTCATGggaattttcatttctgcCGTTTTGGTTAtttaa
- the FMN1 gene encoding riboflavin kinase (BUSCO:EOG092659OC): MTRPETIIPEKPTSPYPIHTTAPIISGFGRGSSELGIPTANIPINAQLNSLPTGIYYGWCKIHPVSDQNDETRTRPDGQSILFNHGNKLQANELVVHPMVMSIGWNPFYQNKEKAAEIHIMSKFERDFYGAELEFIVLGYVRPELDYTTKEALIEDILTDIRISRDILENKEEYTKYKKELE; this comes from the coding sequence atgaCACGGCCAGAGACTATTATTCCAGAGAAACCTACTAGTCCATATCCAATCCACACCACGGCACCCATCATATCTGGTTTTGGTCGTGGTTCCTCGGAACTTGGGATCCCCACGGCAAATATTCCCATCAATGCACAATTGAATTCGCTTCCAACAGGTATATATTACGGATGGTGTAAGATCCATCCAGTCTCTGACCAAAACGACGAGACAAGGACGCGACCTGATGGACAACTGATCTTATTCAATCATGGTAATAAGCTTCAGGCAAATGAATTGGTGGTACATCCCATGGTGATGTCGATTGGATGGAACCCCTTTTATCAGAACAAGGAAAAAGCAGCAGAAATCCACATCATGTCCAAGTTTGAACGCGATTTCTATGGCGCCGAGTTAGAATTCATTGTGTTGGGATATGTAAGACCAGAATTAGACTATACAACAAAGGAAGCATTGATTGAAGATATCTTAACAGATATTAGGATATCAAGGGACATTTTGGAGAACAAAGAGGAGTACACAAAGTACAAAAAGGAATTGGAGTAG
- the RPS30 gene encoding ribosomal 40S subunit protein S30B — MAGKVHGSLARAGKVKSQTPKVEKQEKPKKPQGRAYMRLLYTRRFVNVTLTNGKRKMNAQSA; from the exons ATGGCA gGAAAAGTTCACGGTTCATTAGCTCGTGCTGGTAAAGTCAAGTCACAAACTCCAAAGgttgaaaaacaagaaaagccAAAGAAGCCTCAAGGTAGAGCTTACATGAGATTGTTGTACACCAGAAGATTCGTCAACGTTACCTTGACCAACGGTAAGAGAAAGATGAACGCTCAATCAGCTTAA